One Cucurbita pepo subsp. pepo cultivar mu-cu-16 chromosome LG09, ASM280686v2, whole genome shotgun sequence DNA window includes the following coding sequences:
- the LOC111801560 gene encoding cytochrome P450 78A5-like has translation MKLLILATLTISSLLFPFTFLNFLFCSILALSLSFWLIPGGFAWRNHHRSSANLPGPSGWPLLGTLPQMGPLAHRNLAAIAHSFKATRLMSFSLGTTRAIISSHPDTAKQILCSSAFSDRPVKQSARLMMFERAIGFAPNGVYWRNLRRIAANHMFSPRRISDLEGLRREVGVEMTEEMSRNMAIDGVVRVREVLQKHTLKNVIESVFGSDFKTKRKNQLSEMVREGYELIAMFNWEDHFPVSFLDFGGVKRKCHELAGRVSVAVGQIIEERKRDKNEAKNDFLSALLTLPKEEQLSDSDMVAVLWEMIFRGTDTIAILLEWIMGRMILHPEIQAKAREEIDTCVGSNRHVRDSDIPNLPYLQAIVKEVLRLHPPGPLLSWARLAIHDVHVDKVLIPAGTTAMVNMWAIAHDPSIWKDPWTFRPERFIEDDMSIMGSDLRLAPFGAGRRACPGRALGLATVHLWLATFLQRFEWVPCSTKPVNLSECLKLSLEMKKALECCVVSR, from the exons ATGAAGCTTCTTATTCTTGCCACCCTCACAATAAGCTCACTCCTCTTCCCTTTCACCTTCCTCAATTTCCTCTTTTGCTCTATCCTCGCCCTCTCTCTCAGCTTCTGGCTCATCCCCGGTGGGTTTGCATGGCGCAACCATCACCGCTCCTCAGCCAACCTTCCCGGCCCCTCTGGCTGGCCGTTACTCGGAACGCTCCCGCAAATGGGGCCACTCGCTCACCGAAATCTCGCTGCCATTGCACACTCCTTCAAAGCCACTCGTCTCATGTCCTTCAGCTTAGGTACCACTAGAGCCATCATAAGTAGTCACCCCGACACGGCCAAGCAGATCCTCTGTAGCTCAGCTTTCTCCGACCGCCCCGTCAAGCAATCAGCTCGACTCATGATGTTCGAGCGAGCCATCGGTTTCGCTCCCAATGGAGTCTATTGGCGTAATCTTCGACGAATCGCTGCAAACCACATGTTTTCCCCACGAAGAATCTCCGACCTAGAAGGGCTCAGAAGAGAGGTCGGCGTTGAAATGACGGAGGAGATGTCAAGAAATATGGCCATTGACGGGGTAGTGAGAGTAAGAGAAGTCCTCCAAAAGCATACGCTGAAGAACGTAATAGAGAGCGTGTTTGGaagtgattttaaaacgaaaagaaagaatcaacTTAGTGAAATGGTGAGAGAAGGGTATGAATTGATAGCTATGTTCAATTGGGAAGATCATTTTCCGGTCAGTTTCTTGGATTTTGGTGGAGTGAAAAGGAAGTGCCATGAATTGGCGGGCAGGGTTAGTGTAGCAGTCGGGCAGATtattgaagagagaaaaagagacaAAAATGAGGCGAAAAATGACTTTCTTAGTGCTTTGCTTACTTTACCAAAGGAGGAGCAGCTGAGTGATTCAGACATGGTGGCTGTTCTATGG GAAATGATATTTCGTGGAACCGATACGATTGCCATACTCTTAGAATGGATCATGGGCAGGATGATATTACACCCAGAAATCCAAGCCAAAGCTCGAGAGGAGATCGACACGTGTGTAGGTTCCAACAGGCACGTGCGTGATTCCGACATTCCCAACCTTCCTTACCTCCAAGCCATAGTAAAGGAAGTTCTCCGTTTACACCCTCCAGGTCCATTACTGTCGTGGGCCCGTCTGGCAATCCATGATGTCCACGTGGACAAGGTCTTAATCCCAGCTGGCACCACGGCAATGGTCAACATGTGGGCCATAGCTCACGACCCTTCCATATGGAAAGACCCATGGACATTCCGGCCAGAGCGGTTCATTGAAGACGACATGTCGATTATGGGTTCGGATTTGAGGCTGGCGCCGTTCGGGGCTGGGCGGAGGGCGTGCCCAGGTAGGGCGTTGGGTTTAGCCACTGTGCATCTATGGTTAGCCACTTTCCTGCAACGGTTCGAATGGGTTCCGTGCTCGACAAAGCCGGTTAATTTGTCGGAATGTTTGAAGCTGTCCCTTGAAATGAAGAAAGCTTTGGAGTGTTGTGTGGTTAGTCGGTGA
- the LOC111802271 gene encoding REF/SRPP-like protein At1g67360, with protein MSGQPKSNERIRYSPLYKFESCFDLSISFGAEKEVLETQTYYIMENDSRNLELKHLGFVRIAVIQTIACVTNLYDYAKQNSGPLRSAVENVESAVNTVVAPAYEKLRIAPDDVLLFLDEKVDKATHEFDKSAPPLAKQAVQITQHFVQKAARTGQELVNEFQTGGPRAAFQYAAKEYKQLILNQGVKIWAGLNRVPSFHKFADKAVPSAEQWLEKYNCTVKEMRQKGYYVFAYLPEVPVSEIAKAFKEGEAKNKEETPPPSPPPTSEQAPPPPPENKVGSESELDSGSN; from the exons ATGAGTGGCCAACCAAAATCCAACGAACGGATCCGCTATTCGCCTTTGTATAAATTCGAAAGCTGTTTTGATCTTTCGATATCTTTTGGAGCGGAGAAGGAAGTACTGGAGACGCAAACCTACTACatt ATGGAGAACGATAGCAGAAATCTGGAGTTGAAGCATCTAGGTTTTGTGAGGATCGCTGTGATTCAGACGATTGCGTGTGTTACGAATCTGTATGATTATGCGAAGCAGAACTCTGGACCTTTGAGATCTGCGGTTGAGAATGTGGAGAGTGCTGTGAACACAGTCGTAGCGCCTGCTTATGAAAAGCTCCGAATCGCGCCTGAtgatgttcttctttttctcgaCGAGAAG GTCGACAAAGCAACACATGAGTTTGATAAATCTGCTCCTCCATTGGCAAAACAAGCCGTTCAAATTACGCAGCATTTCGTCCAAAAGGCTGCTCGAACAGGGCAAGAACTTGTGAACGAGTTTCAAACTGGTGGACCACGCGCAGCATTTCAGTATGCAGCGAAGGAGTACAAGCAGCTGATTCTAAACCAAGGAGTGAAGATTTGGGCAGGGCTGAACCGGGTTCCATCGTTCCACAAGTTCGCAGACAAGGCAGTGCCATCGGCAGAACAGTGGTTGGAGAAGTACAACTGCACGGTGAAGGAGATGAGGCAGAAGGGCTACTACGTGTTTGCCTATCTTCCTGAAGTTCCTGTGAGTGAGATAGCTAAGGCATTTAAGGAGGGGGAGGCGAAGAACAAGGAAGAAAcacctcctccttctccaCCACCTACTTCTGAACaagctcctcctcctccacctgAGAACAAAGTGGGTTCAGAATCCGAATTGGATTCAGGTTCAAATTAG
- the LOC111801502 gene encoding F-box protein At1g67340-like has product MRTRTGLCYPRLETTLCSDSRHRKRIHDVAADRRRHFCRKRTKLSPQITPPPPPPSDLFDSLPDDLVISILSKLSSAASSPSDFINILLTCKRLNNLGLIPMVLSKASQKTFAIKARNWSESAHRFLKRCSDAGNVDASYTLGMIRFYCLQNRGSGASLMAKAAICSHAPALYSLAVIQFNGSGGSKSDKDLRAGVALCARAAFLGHIDALRELGHCLQDGYGVRQNITEGRRFLVQANARELAAVLSSEAGSSVIASRCCLTWNPHVPHRHVTGSGCPLLSDFGCNIPAPEAHPVSRFMAEWFGARGESPGVGLRMCSHVGCGRPETRQHEFRRCSVCGSVNYCSRACQALDWKLRHKMDCAPVERWVDDNGDGGADDIMAES; this is encoded by the exons ATGAGAACTCGAACAGGCCTCTGTTACCCTCGACTTGAAACCACCCTCTGCTCCGACAGCCGTCATCGCAAAAGAATTCACGATGTCGCCGCCGACCGACGCCGCCATTTTTGTCGGAAAAGAACCAAGCTCTCTCCACAAATcactccgccgccgccgccgccttcCGATTTGTTTGATTCCTTGCCCGACGACCTCGTCATTTCGATTCTCTCTAAACTCAGCTCCGCGGCCTCTTCCCCCTCCGATTTCATCAACATCTTGCTAAC ATgcaaaagattaaataatttaggaCTTATTCCCATGGTGTTATCCAAAGCTTCTCAGAAGACGTTTGCAATTAAGGCACGGAATTGGTCGGAATCCGCTCATCGGTTTCTTAAGCGGTGTTCCGACGCCGGAAATGTTGATGCCAGTTATACCCTTGGCATg ATTCGTTTCTACTGTTTGCAAAACAGAGGAAGTGGAGCTTCGCTGATGGCTAAAGCGGCGATTTGTTCCCACGCGCCGGCGCTTTACTCACTCGCTGTCATTCAGTTCAACGGCAGCGGCGGTTCCAAAAGCGATAAGGATCTCCGTGCTGGAGTTGCTTTGTGCGCACGTGCTGCTTTTCTCGGTCACATCGACGCGCTTAGAGAACTCGGGCATTGTCTTCAAGACGGTTACGGCGTTCGTCAGAATATAACAGAGGGGCGTCGGTTTCTTGTCCAGGCCAACGCGCGTGAACTCGCCGCCGTGCTCTCGTCGGAGGCGGGTTCTTCGGTGATTGCATCGCGGTGTTGTCTTACGTGGAACCCTCACGTTCCACACCGGCACGTGACGGGCTCGGGATGTCCGTTGTTAAGCGATTTCGGTTGTAATATCCCGGCGCCGGAAGCTCATCCGGTGAGTCGGTTTATGGCGGAGTGGTTTGGGGCACGTGGGGAGTCGCCGGGGGTTGGGCTGAGGATGTGTTCGCACGTGGGGTGTGGACGGCCGGAAACGAGACAGCATGAGTTCCGTCGATGTTCTGTTTGTGGCTCTGTTAATTACTGCTCACGTGCGTGTCAGGCGCTGGATTGGAAACTCCGCCATAAGATGGATTGTGCGCCGGTTGAACGTTGGGTTGATGATAACGGCGACGGTGGGGCCGATGATATCATGGccgaaagttaa